CAGAAATAGGAATACTTCATAGATTAAAAAAGATTAAACCAGATGCAAAATTTTATCCTTTGAGTGAAAATGCAGTGTGTGAATACATGAAAATGATTACTCTGGAAAAACTATATGAATCCCTTCTTTATGAAAAATTTGAAGTGAAAGTAGAAAATGAAATTGCTGAAAAAGCAAGATTGCCAATTGAAAGAATGCTATCAATTACTTAATAAAATAAAATGAAAATTCTTGTTGGTTCTACTAATCCAGTTAAAATCGAATCTGTCAGAGAAGCTTTTTCCTGTTACTTTGAAAACATCGAAGTTGAAGGAAAAGATATTAAATCTGGAGTTTCTGCTCAACCAATCAACGAAGAAACTTTTTTAGGTGCTCAAAATCGTGCTGTCAATCTTAAGTACTTGAGTGAAAAGGAAAATCTTAATTCAGATTTTTTTGTGGGCATTGAAGGTGGAATTATAAAATTATTTAATAGATGGTTTGCTTTTGGCTGTATGTGCATTATTAATAAAGAAGGAAAGATTTCATTTGGAACTTCTCCACATTTCGAGTTACCTGAAATTGTTGTAGAAAAATTATTAAATGGTAAAGAACTTGGTGATGTGATGGATGAATTAACCAATCAAAAAAATTCCAAACAAAAAAATGGTGCAATAGGATTTTTTACAAATGGCGTAATGAATAGGAAAGAATTATATGTTGAAGGTCTAAAAGTAGCAATTATACCATTTCTGCATTCAGAAATGTTTTATAAATAAATGAGGTAAATATGATATTACCAATTTATCAAGTTGATGCTTTTGCAAGTAAAATATTTTCAGGAAATCCAGCTGCAGTAGTGCCATTAGAAAAATGGCTTGATGACAAAACACTTCAAAATATTGCTATGGAGAATAATTTATCTGAAACAGCATATTTTGTTAAAGATGGCGAAGAATATCAAATTAGATGGATGACACCACAATCAGAAGTTCCTCTATGTGGTCATGCTACACTTGCTTCTGGTTATGTTCTTTTTAATTTTATTGAGAAAGATAAAAAACAAATTGTTTTTAATTCCAAAAGTGGAAAATTATTTGTTGAACGAAATGAAGATTTTATTACTCTTGATTTCCCTTCAAATAAACCTCATAGAACAATACCACCAGAAGATTTAAATAAATGTTTTAGTGTTCAACCTGTTGAGATTCTCGAGAACGGATTCTTTCTACTTTTAGTTTTCGATGACGAGAATTTTATTAAAAATTATTCTCCAGATTTTAATTTAATTCGCAAATTACATAAACATGCAGTAATCATTACTGCAAAAAGTAGTACTGTTGATTTTGTTTCAAGAGTCTTTGTTCCAAACGAAGGAGTTGACGAAGATCCTGTAACAGGCTCTGCTCATACAGTACTTACACCATACTGGTCAGAAAAATTAAATAAGAAAAAACTTATTGCTCATCAAGTATCAAAAAGAGGGGGAGAACTTATTTGTGAAAATATGGGGGAACGAATTAAAATATCTGGAAGGGCAGCTTTATATATGACAGGGAATATTTATCTATAGAAATCACAATTAAATAATAATAGATTTTACTTAATCAAACTCTACTTTATTAAAAAAAATATAAGCATATTTACACGAAAAATTTTTCGCAGTGCGAAAATTTTACACAAATAAATTTTATTATTGAATTTTAATCTAAAATAATGAAAAAAATATTATTATTGGTAATAATATCGATTTGTGGAATTATATCTTGTGATGCTCCAAGATTAAATCCACTGGATTGGCAAAATCCAAATAATAAATTAGGTCAGATTGATGGCTATATTCTCTCGTCTTCTCGTAATCCTTTAAGTGGAGTAAAAATTATCTGGAAGAATCAAAATATTTTTACTTCCACCGATGCACAGGGATACTTCAAAATTGAAAATATACAAATGAAAAATGGAATGCTGATTTTTGAAAAAGAAGGATTGGCAAAAGATTCTATTTATGTTGAATGGAATAATCAAAAAGTTAAACATCTGCAAGAAATTATTCTCAGTTATATTAAAGGAAAGTTTTCAGGTTATGTTTATACTATTCCACGTGTAGCTGTTTCTGGTGTGAGAGTGTTATGGAAAGTTCAGAATTTATTTACCGAAACAAACTCAGAAGGATATTATGAGATGGAAAATGTATCGATGAACAATGGCTGGATTTACTTCGAGAAAGAAGGATTGTCTAAAGATTCATTTTATGTTGAATGGGGAAACGAAGAAGTAAAACAAATTCCTGATATAATTTTATATCCAACAATTGGAACACTTGATGGATACGTTTATGCAGTTCCACATTCAGCATTATCAAATGTAAAAGTATTGTGGAAGAATCAAAATATACTTATCGAAACAAATTCTGATGGATATTATAAATTTGAAAACATTTCTATGAAGAATGGATGGTTGTATTTTGAAAAAAATGGATTTGCAAAAGACTCGATTTATATAACCTGGAATAATCAAAAAGTTATACGAGCTAACGAAGTTATTCTTTATCCAACAATTGGTACTCTTGATGGATTTGTTTACGATATTTCTTTTAGACCAATTAAAGATGTTAAAATTTACTGGAAGAATCAGAAATTGTTTGAAGAAACAAATTCAAGTGGCTATTATAAATTTGAAAATGTTTCTTTGAAAGATGGCTGGCTTATTTTTGAAAAAACAGGTTTTAAGAAAGATTCTGTTTATGTAAGCTGGGGATCTCAAAATTATGTGAGAGTTAGCGATAGAATTTTAAGTTATACCACGGCTACAATTTATGGCTATGTTAAAACAGTTGCACTTCCACGCAGAACTATTCCAGGTGTAAAAGTATACTGGAAAAATCAATCAATGATTACACAAACAGATGCTTCTGGATTCTATCAATTTGAAAATGTGATTCAAAATAATGGCTGGCTTTATTTTGAAAAAGAAGGTTACAGTAAAGATTCTGTCTTTGTGCAATTTAATAATTTACCAACAAAACAAATTGAAGATAGATTTTTAAATTCAAATCCGAAATTATCAAGCTTATCAATTTACACTACAGTTCAGAATCGATATCCAGATATACAGGT
This is a stretch of genomic DNA from Rosettibacter firmus. It encodes these proteins:
- the yjjX gene encoding inosine/xanthosine triphosphatase produces the protein MKILVGSTNPVKIESVREAFSCYFENIEVEGKDIKSGVSAQPINEETFLGAQNRAVNLKYLSEKENLNSDFFVGIEGGIIKLFNRWFAFGCMCIINKEGKISFGTSPHFELPEIVVEKLLNGKELGDVMDELTNQKNSKQKNGAIGFFTNGVMNRKELYVEGLKVAIIPFLHSEMFYK
- a CDS encoding PhzF family phenazine biosynthesis protein encodes the protein MILPIYQVDAFASKIFSGNPAAVVPLEKWLDDKTLQNIAMENNLSETAYFVKDGEEYQIRWMTPQSEVPLCGHATLASGYVLFNFIEKDKKQIVFNSKSGKLFVERNEDFITLDFPSNKPHRTIPPEDLNKCFSVQPVEILENGFFLLLVFDDENFIKNYSPDFNLIRKLHKHAVIITAKSSTVDFVSRVFVPNEGVDEDPVTGSAHTVLTPYWSEKLNKKKLIAHQVSKRGGELICENMGERIKISGRAALYMTGNIYL
- a CDS encoding carboxypeptidase-like regulatory domain-containing protein, encoding MKKILLLVIISICGIISCDAPRLNPLDWQNPNNKLGQIDGYILSSSRNPLSGVKIIWKNQNIFTSTDAQGYFKIENIQMKNGMLIFEKEGLAKDSIYVEWNNQKVKHLQEIILSYIKGKFSGYVYTIPRVAVSGVRVLWKVQNLFTETNSEGYYEMENVSMNNGWIYFEKEGLSKDSFYVEWGNEEVKQIPDIILYPTIGTLDGYVYAVPHSALSNVKVLWKNQNILIETNSDGYYKFENISMKNGWLYFEKNGFAKDSIYITWNNQKVIRANEVILYPTIGTLDGFVYDISFRPIKDVKIYWKNQKLFEETNSSGYYKFENVSLKDGWLIFEKTGFKKDSVYVSWGSQNYVRVSDRILSYTTATIYGYVKTVALPRRTIPGVKVYWKNQSMITQTDASGFYQFENVIQNNGWLYFEKEGYSKDSVFVQFNNLPTKQIEDRFLNSNPKLSSLSIYTTVQNRYPDIQVQRLYINAEITDDEKDVDSVFVKNNSFNFYKRLVFNPETNKYENNFRTVDLKVNSLEDAIGTDFIIIAKEKSGKTFTIGSGGIKRLITKEIIIESPVNRAIVSSTPTFVWKKFTPGFNFKYTVQVYTDEVAPILVWEKKNISKDAVETTCDVALSPGDYYWVVICTDDFENSSISKPGTFTVK